The genomic window ACCATTGGTGAATATCCAGTTGATAAGATCAAGGAAAAGAAATAGAAGCCACAGCTGCACAAAAACAGTGGATAGTACATACCGGCAACAGAAAGCTGAGTAATGTCTATAGCACCAACGCATATCCATTTTGCAGTTTCGGTGCCAAAAGCTACTGGGAGAGACTGAAGTCCTAATGCTCTATCTCCTTCAACACTTTTGAAGTCGTTAACAATGGCTATTCCTAACTGCATTATCACAAAGGTACAACATGAAGCAAGAGCATATTACAACAGATAACGAAAAAAGCAACATAAAAGGTTTGCCAAAAGAGTACCCCAGCTATGCTGTACAAGAGTGTTAGAACAACAACATCTGGCGTAAGAGTGCCAAACAATGCTTGGCCAGCCCACCTATCAGTCAAGTGagcaagaaacaaatcaatgaGATGAGAACAACGCCATATATTATTGATACACGAGATATCTTACCATGGCAAACTAATATAGCTTGCTCCAAGTGCAAAATTTCCAACCCATCCATTTTGTTTTAGCTGCAATGAGATCAGTTCAGATATCGATATTCAAAACTCCAAAACTTGGATGGAGTGTCTTATCACTAGAGAGTGGAAGTTAGGAATAAAACTTACCTTAAGAGGTGGAGCAGAGTATATATAAGATAGCAATGATCCTCCCAAAGCAAGATAGAAGACAGTGGGAGTGGTATGCCCTGCCTGATAAGGGAAGATTTTAGCAAATCTGATGTGCCCTTTAACTGTACTAGTTAATGTCAGAAGGGCCAACTTACCCACACATCTAATATTCCAGCAATACCAAGACCTCCCAATAATAGCACCCAGACTTGTGTAATAACCTGCATTTTAAGGAGTAAGGAGAAATCAGAATcacaaaagagataaaagcTCACAATGTTCTGTCTCAGTTACCTCTGGCTCTGATATTGCTCCAGATGGAATTGGACGATATGGCTCATTAATTGCGTCGATATCTCTATCATACCAGTCGTTGATTGTCTGGAAATCGACAAGTCTAGGTTATTGTAGCACCAAGCAAATGCACTAGAATAAGAACAAGTCAGCTTTTTGTTGTGTAAAACCAGACCTGTGTATAGCCAGTAAGACAAGGACCAGACATCATCATGCAAAGAATCGACTTAGCAACATCCTCTGGGGTCCAATGAAAGTTCCCTGCCAGAAGAAACAATTggaaggaaaatgaaaaaactttCTGTACAGTATTGCATGATCCAAAAGAGGTTCGTATGATTACCTGAAGCAGCAGCACCACAGACGACTCCCCAAACCAGTGGAGGCCAAGTGACTGGTTTTGTAAGCTGAAGACGAATCTTCCATTTATTCTGAATACAGAATATAACAACAAACTCTTTTTAGCTAACAAACAACATTTTCACATCATTTCTAAGCTAAAAACAAGACTTGTCCTCAAAAGAGATTACCTTTAGTAGGAAAATTCCTAAACTAACACATCATTATCCAcaaatatgataatttaaaagattctGAGGAGATGAACAAAATTACAGTTTCTTGAGATGCTCCTTTGATACCGAGAAGCTGGTTAATGCTTGAACCACCGGCTGGTGCCTTGTCAGGTGTCTGAGATTTAACTGCCGTCGGAAATTCAAACGCCACAGTGTTTGAAAAGAGAattttgaagagagagaaaataaaaacaactaaaaaatcATACCTTTATCAGTATCAGTCTCCGCCGCACGCACAACAAATCTCCGCCCTACGAGAGATCCACAACAagatcagtaaaaaaaaaatcgaagaaAACATTCATCAATCTATCCAACAGAATGCTAACTACCGGGTGATTCGTAGATCAACGTCGAGAAACCAGAACGCCGGCGAGTGAACTCAACGGAATCCGAATTCCGAAGAGAGAGGACTCCGACTCGATCGACGGAGGTAACTCTGGAAGAGTGGATGGTGGAGACAGTGTTGAGAATCGAAGTCATAGAACCGACGGAAGAGAGAATCGTCTCTGGTGGTAGTTAAGCCGGAGACTGGAGTGGTGTGAGTCTGTGAGTTGCTGTTTCGGGAAACGAGTGGTTGTCCGTTACCGGAGATAAGTAATGTCTACGTTACAGTTTTGGCGGCCTTTGATTCAATAACTGCCATGTGGCACGATCCTCTTGGCAATACTAGTTGTGTCGGATGTTAGTTTTGTTGGACAAAGGACCTTCATTGAAGCAGAATGGGCCCGGTTTAAATCCAAAGcccaaacaaaacccattaGGGTTTCATTGAAGCAGAATGGGCCCAGTTTAAATCGAAAACCCAAATAAAgcccaaaaaataaatctaatattaatatgggatgatATATACCGGgtgaaatcataaaatttaacaataaaaatacaaatacacaattttaaaagctaaccaaaactaacaatattaacaaaataaatataatttcaaatttcaaatcttttaattataaaatcatcCCGAATTGTATCATACATTAAATAATCAATAACATATATCTATAGTTGCTCAATACCTTCGGGGATTACTCTACTACATAAGTCGTCTTGATTGAATAGATTTCCTGATGTCTAGTTTTCCTACTGTGGAAATCCTATTTAGAGTAGACTCACTTCAATGAAAGCTATTACTTCTTTATTAATGACTATTAACTATTATAAGATATTaagacaaaaagaataataaatcTAACAAGGGGATTATGATACATCTAGTTGTAGTTGatatcttaaaaacaaaaaattcatgtatttgataaaaatataagcCCGTGATatatcttttaatatatatcctataaatataatattaactgaaataatttttttaactttctaataaaaatatcaacctTCAGTCTCTTCATGTTCCCTCAAGGCAAAATTACCTTCAAGTCTCTATTTTTACTACATGTGGAACAATCAAATCAAGGAAGAGTCGGTAGGTGATGGAGATTCGCTTTAAATGTCTACGTAACAGTTTTGGTGGCCTTTGATTTAACTACTGTAACAATTTGTCCGGACGAAAGACTATTGGGCACAGTTT from Arabidopsis thaliana chromosome 3, partial sequence includes these protein-coding regions:
- the G4 gene encoding UbiA prenyltransferase family protein (G4; FUNCTIONS IN: chlorophyll synthetase activity; INVOLVED IN: chlorophyll biosynthetic process; LOCATED IN: chloroplast thylakoid membrane, chloroplast; EXPRESSED IN: 25 plant structures; EXPRESSED DURING: 15 growth stages; CONTAINS InterPro DOMAIN/s: Bacteriochlorophyll/chlorophyll synthetase (InterPro:IPR006372), Chlorophyll synthase, ChlG (InterPro:IPR011799), UbiA prenyltransferase (InterPro:IPR000537); BEST Arabidopsis thaliana protein match is: homogentisate prenyltransferase (TAIR:AT3G11945.1); Has 2782 Blast hits to 2782 proteins in 800 species: Archae - 310; Bacteria - 1584; Metazoa - 63; Fungi - 24; Plants - 236; Viruses - 0; Other Eukaryotes - 565 (source: NCBI BLink).), which translates into the protein MTSILNTVSTIHSSRVTSVDRVGVLSLRNSDSVEFTRRRSGFSTLIYESPGRRFVVRAAETDTDKVKSQTPDKAPAGGSSINQLLGIKGASQETNKWKIRLQLTKPVTWPPLVWGVVCGAAASGNFHWTPEDVAKSILCMMMSGPCLTGYTQTINDWYDRDIDAINEPYRPIPSGAISEPEVITQVWVLLLGGLGIAGILDVWAGHTTPTVFYLALGGSLLSYIYSAPPLKLKQNGWVGNFALGASYISLPWWAGQALFGTLTPDVVVLTLLYSIAGLGIAIVNDFKSVEGDRALGLQSLPVAFGTETAKWICVGAIDITQLSVAGYLLASGKPYYALALVALIIPQIVFQFKYFLKDPVKYDVKYQASAQPFLVLGIFVTALASQH